Proteins from a single region of Rana temporaria chromosome 5, aRanTem1.1, whole genome shotgun sequence:
- the LOC120941240 gene encoding hemoglobin subunit alpha-3-like: MSLSASEKSAVLSIVGKIGSQGSALGSEALTRLLLSFPQTKTYFTHFDQTPGSADLNTHGGKIINALVGAANHLDDLAGNLSTLSDLHAYNLRVDPGNFALLNHTIQVVLASHFPKDFTPEVQAAFDKFLALVSAVLTSKYR; this comes from the exons ATGAGTCTATCTGCAAGTGAGAAGTCTGCTGTGCTTTCCATAGTGGGAAAGATTGGATCTCAGGGCAGTGCTCTGGGCTCTGAGGCTTTGACCAG gCTTCTCCTTAGCTTCCCCCAGACCAAAACTTATTTCACCCACTTTGACCAGACCCCTGGCTCTGCTGACCTCAACACACATGGTGGAAAGATTATAAATGCTCTTGTAGGTGCCGCCAATCACCTGGATGACCTTGCTGGCAACCTGTCCACCCTCAGTGACCTGCATGCCTACAACCTAAGAGTGGACCCAGGAAACTTTGCT CTGCTGAATCACACTATCCAGGTGGTCTTGGCTTCTCACTTCCCCAAGGATTTCACTCCTGAGGTTCAGGCTGCCTTTGACAAATTCCTTGCTCTAGTCTCTGCAGTCCTCACCTCCAAGTACAGATAA
- the LOC120941232 gene encoding hemoglobin subunit alpha-3-like codes for MSLSASEKSAVLSIVGKIGSQGSALGSEALTRLLLSFPQTKTYFTHFDQTPGSADLNTHGGKIINALVGAANHLDDLAGNLSTLSDLHAYNLRVDPGNFALLNHTIQVVLASHFPKDFTPEVQAAFDKFLALVSAVLTSKYR; via the exons ATGAGTCTATCTGCAAGTGAGAAGTCTGCTGTGCTTTCCATAGTCGGAAAGATTGGATCTCAGGGCAGTGCTCTGGGCTCTGAGGCTTTGACCAG gctTCTCCTTAGCTTCCCCCAGACCAAGACTTATTTCACCCACTTTGACCAGACCCCTGGCTCTGCTGACCTCAACACACATGgtggaaaaattataaatgccctTGTAGGTGCCGCCAATCACCTGGATGACCTTGCTGGCAACCTGTCCACCCTCAGTGACCTGCACGCCTACAACCTAAGAGTGGATCCAGGAAACTTTGCT CTGCTGAATCACACTATCCAGGTGGTCTTGGCTTCTCACTTCCCCAAGGATTTCACTCCTGAGGTTCAGGCTGCCTTTGACAAATTCCTTGCTCTAGTCTCTGCAGTCCTCACCTCCAAGTACAGATAA